A part of Myxococcales bacterium genomic DNA contains:
- a CDS encoding type III polyketide synthase has product MPHLVGLECSFPAYCYSQEQISELLIQESRNKQTVIKKIHTSALVQHRALCLPIDHYPKLTGIKERMHLWQKIALDLSYQCINKLFKNLNFNPLDIGHFFFTSITGMSAPSLDALLVNRLKLSSSIKRTPIFGLGCLGGAALLSRAADYLRAYPNELALVLALELCSLTYQKSDLSMANIVATGLFSDGCAALLLAGDKHPLSKNSIFKIIDSHQVFFSESANIMGWSIEDTGFKIILSNGVPEIARVAIPHASDRFLERHQLKRENIDHWIAHPGGPKVINALEEGLGIPSNALRHTRDSLLELGNMSSVSVLNVLQRTINEKPKANEHALLFAMGPGFCAEMVLMQC; this is encoded by the coding sequence ATGCCTCACCTCGTAGGGCTTGAATGCTCCTTTCCAGCATATTGCTATTCACAAGAACAAATATCTGAGCTTTTGATTCAAGAGTCACGCAATAAACAAACTGTTATCAAAAAAATTCACACTTCAGCTTTGGTGCAACATCGCGCTTTGTGTTTACCAATCGATCATTATCCCAAGCTCACAGGTATTAAAGAGCGCATGCATTTATGGCAAAAAATAGCATTAGATTTGAGTTATCAATGTATTAATAAACTTTTTAAAAACTTAAATTTTAATCCTTTGGATATAGGACATTTCTTTTTTACTTCGATAACCGGTATGTCAGCTCCTTCATTGGATGCATTATTGGTAAACAGGTTAAAACTTTCCTCTTCGATCAAACGCACTCCCATCTTTGGACTGGGATGTTTGGGAGGTGCCGCACTTTTGTCTCGAGCTGCTGATTACCTTAGAGCTTACCCTAATGAGCTTGCTTTGGTACTCGCTTTGGAACTTTGCAGTCTGACCTATCAAAAAAGTGATTTATCCATGGCTAATATTGTTGCAACAGGATTATTTAGCGATGGGTGCGCTGCTTTATTATTGGCTGGAGATAAACATCCTCTCTCTAAAAATTCCATTTTTAAAATTATTGATTCTCATCAAGTATTTTTTTCAGAATCAGCTAACATTATGGGGTGGAGCATCGAAGATACAGGTTTTAAAATTATTCTTTCAAATGGTGTTCCCGAAATTGCTCGTGTTGCCATTCCTCATGCAAGCGATAGATTTCTTGAACGACATCAACTGAAACGAGAAAATATCGACCACTGGATCGCTCACCCAGGAGGCCCCAAGGTGATTAATGCTCTTGAGGAGGGACTGGGAATTCCATCAAATGCTCTTCGTCACACAAGAGATTCCTTGCTCGAGTTAGGAAATATGTCGTCTGTTTCAGTACTCAACGTTTTACAAAGAACCATCAATGAAAAACCAAAAGCAAACGAGCATGCATTGCTCTTTGCTATGGGACCAGGTTTTTGCGCGGAAATGGTGTTGATGCAATGCTAA
- a CDS encoding NAD(P)/FAD-dependent oxidoreductase, whose translation MNTYDVVIVGAGPAGFACALKLAQKNLSVALIEKNQLPAGKPCGEGILPNGVNQLKSLGILDFIGDDQQHKIDGIRYITAKHQAKASFINGVGLGINRVVLSSAFKKSLNQYPNIHLIKAEFKNYENSIVTVKEENLMRHIKTKFLVGADGLRSKVRSNLGIEIKKPYFKRWALTAHMPIKAWTSLVEIHLDKNIEAYVTPTGKNEINVVFMWDRSKKLPAKGKDLFFALIDNFPKLKKQMALYDLSHKAFAIGPFHYRAKNFFSKTHAALIGDAAGYIDPLTGEGINLGLYQGQLLAHIIGDKLRQNKRITQSDLQEYQRGALNYGRAHTWLTYIMLLMQKNNLFFELAMKIFKTYPWLLSSLTAISMGVPISALVAHPLTKTNPTLE comes from the coding sequence ATGAATACATATGATGTGGTTATTGTGGGTGCTGGACCAGCAGGCTTTGCCTGCGCACTGAAGCTTGCACAAAAAAATCTCTCAGTCGCTTTAATTGAAAAAAATCAACTTCCCGCAGGCAAGCCCTGCGGCGAAGGCATACTGCCAAATGGTGTAAATCAATTAAAATCGCTAGGTATTTTAGATTTCATTGGCGATGATCAACAGCATAAAATTGATGGGATTAGGTATATCACAGCCAAACACCAGGCCAAAGCTTCATTTATCAATGGCGTTGGCTTAGGAATTAATCGCGTTGTTTTATCAAGCGCTTTTAAAAAAAGTTTGAATCAATACCCAAATATTCATCTTATAAAAGCTGAATTTAAAAATTATGAAAACTCGATTGTCACCGTTAAAGAAGAAAATCTTATGCGGCACATAAAAACAAAATTTTTAGTAGGTGCCGATGGCCTGCGTTCAAAAGTACGATCGAATTTAGGTATTGAAATTAAAAAACCGTATTTTAAACGGTGGGCACTCACTGCACATATGCCGATCAAAGCATGGACTTCTTTGGTTGAAATCCATCTTGATAAAAATATTGAGGCTTACGTCACTCCCACAGGGAAGAATGAAATCAATGTTGTGTTCATGTGGGATAGATCAAAAAAATTGCCAGCTAAGGGCAAAGATCTCTTTTTTGCTTTGATCGATAATTTTCCTAAACTTAAGAAACAAATGGCACTTTACGATTTAAGCCATAAAGCTTTTGCTATTGGTCCATTCCATTACCGAGCAAAAAATTTTTTTTCTAAAACACACGCTGCATTGATAGGTGATGCAGCAGGCTATATTGATCCATTAACCGGCGAAGGAATTAATCTTGGTCTTTATCAAGGACAATTATTGGCACATATTATTGGCGATAAACTCAGACAAAACAAAAGGATCACACAAAGTGATCTACAAGAATATCAACGAGGCGCCCTAAACTATGGCAGGGCTCATACCTGGCTCACCTATATAATGCTTCTCATGCAAAAAAATAATTTATTTTTTGAGCTCGCAATGAAAATTTTTAAAACCTATCCTTGGCTCTTATCTTCACTCACTGCCATCAGCATGGGAGTTCCCATCAGCGCACTTGTTGCTCATCCATTGACAAAAACCAATCCCACACTTGAATGA
- a CDS encoding leucyl/phenylalanyl-tRNA--protein transferase: protein MPVFLDETNILFPDHSHADEHGILAVGANLEPDTLLAAYYNGIFPWPHPGLPLLWFSPDPRFVMRPQDILINRSLIKAIKNSSLQIKADCNFYRVMKGCQKSLRAEQDGTWITNELIEGYCDLHGLGYAHSIEAYQDGRLVGGLYGVSIGSLFFGESMFFLQSNASKIAFATLVAHLITWNFSLIDCQSHTQHLEKFGAQPIKRNDFLYELEKSHQHPTMQGPWRFTMTPQQALETIKKASSLRKNRR, encoded by the coding sequence ATGCCAGTATTTCTTGATGAAACAAATATTTTATTTCCCGATCACAGCCATGCCGATGAACATGGCATTTTGGCTGTGGGCGCTAATCTTGAGCCTGATACATTGCTTGCTGCATACTACAACGGTATCTTCCCTTGGCCTCACCCAGGTCTGCCTCTTTTATGGTTTTCGCCCGATCCTCGTTTTGTGATGCGTCCTCAAGATATTTTGATCAATCGAAGTTTGATTAAAGCCATAAAAAATTCTTCACTCCAAATAAAAGCTGACTGCAATTTTTATCGAGTCATGAAAGGCTGTCAAAAATCTTTGAGAGCAGAACAAGACGGTACATGGATTACAAATGAGCTTATCGAGGGTTACTGTGATTTACATGGCTTGGGCTATGCTCACAGCATCGAGGCTTACCAGGATGGCCGCTTAGTTGGAGGACTTTATGGAGTTAGCATAGGTTCACTGTTTTTTGGTGAATCGATGTTTTTTTTACAAAGCAATGCATCAAAAATTGCTTTTGCTACCTTAGTAGCTCATCTGATCACGTGGAACTTCAGTCTTATCGATTGTCAAAGTCATACCCAACATCTAGAAAAATTTGGTGCTCAACCTATAAAGCGCAATGATTTTTTATATGAACTAGAAAAGAGTCATCAGCATCCAACGATGCAAGGTCCATGGCGTTTTACCATGACTCCTCAGCAAGCTCTCGAAACAATAAAAAAAGCATCAAGCCTGCGTAAAAATCGCCGATAG
- a CDS encoding superoxide dismutase has product MAFTLPSLPFAKNALAPFISEETLDYHHGKHHQTYVTNLNNLTEGNALAQKSLEEIIKNESGGIFNNAAQVWNHTFYWNSMAPKAGGAPHGKIAQAINSAFGSFDAFKEKFSKAALGQFGSGWAWLNQDKNGALVIETTGNAGCPLSGDNTPILTCDVWEHAYYIDYRNARAKYIDAWWNVVNWEFANSNLK; this is encoded by the coding sequence ATGGCTTTTACGCTTCCATCCCTTCCCTTTGCAAAAAATGCCTTAGCACCATTTATTTCTGAAGAAACTTTGGACTATCACCATGGCAAACACCACCAAACATACGTGACCAATCTCAATAATCTGACCGAGGGCAATGCCCTTGCCCAAAAATCTTTAGAGGAAATTATTAAGAACGAGAGCGGTGGCATTTTTAACAACGCAGCTCAAGTATGGAACCATACATTTTATTGGAATTCCATGGCCCCCAAAGCAGGTGGCGCTCCTCATGGAAAAATAGCTCAAGCCATTAATAGCGCATTCGGAAGTTTCGATGCTTTTAAAGAAAAATTTTCTAAGGCAGCTTTAGGACAGTTCGGATCAGGTTGGGCATGGCTAAATCAAGACAAAAATGGTGCCTTAGTGATAGAAACCACCGGCAACGCAGGCTGCCCTCTTAGTGGCGATAATACTCCGATTTTGACCTGCGATGTATGGGAACACGCATATTACATTGATTACCGCAACGCGCGCGCCAAATATATCGATGCGTGGTGGAACGTGGTAAACTGGGAATTTGCCAACAGCAATTTGAAATAA
- a CDS encoding NAD(P)/FAD-dependent oxidoreductase has protein sequence MENKYYDVVIIGGGSGGISVAARLLKAEPKLSVAIIEPSDKHYYQPLWTLVGAGAASLSDSLKKEEDLIPKRAVWIKDYACSFVPEKNKVIARERGAISYQYLVVCPGMQTDWDKISGLKETLGENSVCSNYSEKYVEKTWQFLQEFKAGKAIFTFPNTPIKCAGAPQKIMYLAEDYLSKKGIRDQSQIIFASAGDKIFGIEKYAKPLRKIIEDRKIQTRFRHNLVAVNGPKKIATFEELESGNKVEIAFDFLHVSPPMSAPDFIKTSPLADDHGWVNVDPKTLQHKKFSNIFGLGDASSLPTSKTGAAIRKQAPVLSAQLLAHRRKQKCDLIYNGYTSCPLVTGYGKLILAEFDYDKNPCETFPFDQSKERYSMYLLKKYLLPYFYWYGMLKGRA, from the coding sequence ATGGAAAACAAATACTATGATGTCGTGATTATTGGAGGCGGGAGCGGAGGAATCAGCGTTGCTGCCCGATTACTCAAGGCCGAACCCAAACTCAGCGTTGCCATTATTGAGCCAAGTGATAAACATTATTATCAGCCTCTTTGGACTCTTGTGGGTGCTGGCGCTGCCTCACTTTCCGATTCTCTAAAAAAAGAAGAAGACTTAATTCCCAAAAGAGCTGTTTGGATCAAAGATTACGCATGCAGTTTTGTACCAGAAAAAAATAAAGTTATCGCTCGTGAGAGAGGCGCGATAAGCTATCAGTACCTGGTGGTGTGCCCTGGAATGCAAACTGATTGGGATAAAATATCTGGCCTTAAGGAAACTCTGGGAGAAAACTCAGTTTGTTCTAATTATTCAGAAAAATATGTGGAAAAAACCTGGCAATTTTTACAAGAATTTAAAGCTGGAAAAGCAATTTTTACTTTTCCCAACACACCGATAAAATGCGCGGGAGCTCCTCAAAAGATCATGTATCTAGCTGAAGATTATCTAAGTAAAAAAGGCATTCGAGATCAAAGCCAAATTATTTTTGCATCTGCTGGAGACAAAATTTTTGGTATTGAAAAATACGCCAAGCCCTTGAGAAAAATTATTGAAGACAGAAAAATTCAAACACGCTTTAGACATAATCTTGTTGCGGTAAATGGGCCTAAAAAAATTGCTACATTCGAAGAGCTTGAGTCTGGAAATAAAGTAGAAATTGCCTTTGACTTTTTGCATGTTTCCCCCCCTATGAGTGCTCCCGACTTTATAAAGACAAGCCCTCTTGCTGATGATCACGGCTGGGTAAATGTCGATCCAAAAACACTTCAACATAAAAAATTTAGCAATATCTTTGGCTTGGGCGATGCAAGCAGTCTACCAACCTCTAAAACAGGCGCTGCCATACGTAAACAAGCACCTGTCCTCAGCGCTCAACTGCTTGCCCATAGACGAAAACAAAAATGCGATCTTATCTATAATGGCTATACCTCATGTCCGCTAGTAACAGGTTATGGAAAATTAATTTTGGCAGAGTTTGATTATGATAAGAATCCTTGTGAAACCTTTCCATTCGATCAAAGCAAAGAGCGATATTCTATGTATCTGCTCAAGAAATATTTGCTGCCTTACTTTTACTGGTATGGGATGCTTAAGGGCAGAGCCTAA
- a CDS encoding zinc-binding dehydrogenase → MVKKLIITKPGGYGRLVVEKTKIPKPQKNEVLIKVKAAGINYADCIIRWGLYESAKKFVGYPITPGFEFSGVVEKVGPGVSKFQKGDQVFGVSLFGAQASHVVVNERQVFNIPKEMTMEQAAAFPAVYLTAYHALFQNVTTRPGMKVLIHSAAGGVGSALTQLAKHLGLEVTGVVGSSHKVKEVKKLGADFVIDKSKENLWTRAKEISPEGYDLIFDANGYTTLKQGLKHLRGTGKLMSYGFHSMFPKKGGLLNPFRLIYGYLQTPRFNPFDLSNQNKSIVCFNLSFLIDRFDLLDEAMSDLIKFLEHKKINAPKVSTYSLEDARLAHQALESGQTTGKLVLVI, encoded by the coding sequence ATGGTAAAAAAACTTATCATAACCAAACCAGGAGGATACGGGCGTCTGGTTGTAGAAAAAACGAAAATCCCCAAACCACAAAAAAATGAAGTACTGATCAAAGTCAAAGCAGCAGGCATCAACTACGCTGACTGTATTATTCGCTGGGGCCTCTATGAATCGGCCAAAAAATTTGTAGGCTACCCTATAACTCCAGGCTTTGAATTTTCTGGAGTTGTAGAAAAAGTTGGCCCAGGCGTCAGTAAATTTCAAAAAGGCGATCAGGTTTTTGGAGTAAGCCTTTTTGGAGCGCAGGCAAGCCATGTGGTAGTCAACGAAAGACAGGTTTTTAACATTCCAAAAGAGATGACAATGGAGCAAGCTGCAGCTTTTCCAGCGGTTTATCTCACCGCCTATCATGCATTGTTTCAAAATGTGACAACACGCCCGGGCATGAAAGTTTTGATCCACTCTGCAGCTGGCGGCGTAGGCAGCGCTTTAACCCAGTTAGCTAAACATTTAGGCTTAGAGGTTACTGGAGTTGTCGGTTCATCTCACAAAGTCAAAGAGGTCAAAAAACTGGGCGCTGATTTTGTTATTGATAAGTCCAAAGAAAATCTCTGGACACGAGCGAAAGAAATCAGCCCAGAAGGCTACGATCTTATTTTTGATGCCAACGGCTACACCACTCTCAAACAAGGATTAAAACATCTACGAGGTACGGGCAAACTTATGTCTTACGGATTCCACTCCATGTTTCCCAAAAAAGGTGGCCTACTCAATCCTTTTCGTTTGATCTACGGCTACCTACAAACTCCTCGCTTTAATCCCTTTGATCTTTCCAATCAAAACAAAAGCATTGTTTGTTTTAATTTGAGTTTCTTGATCGACCGCTTTGATCTTTTGGATGAAGCAATGAGTGATCTTATAAAATTTTTGGAGCACAAAAAAATTAATGCTCCCAAGGTAAGCACATATTCCTTAGAAGATGCTCGCTTAGCCCACCAAGCTCTTGAGTCGGGCCAAACAACTGGAAAACTGGTGCTGGTAATTTAG
- a CDS encoding class I SAM-dependent methyltransferase, with the protein MKWKKILDAGCGAAPWAIVAAQNGALVYGIDIQADMLKLAEAAVLKASLQNSISLIHGSVASMPFKDESFDFAMSINVGCNLPNKGVIFKKNIKEIARSLKKGGGLVITAPMSFGVVFTNGAKQEEVMAHVNDVLRRIIDPSDDKEIIACINELTEVHRATFTVENQSLVLVRDESSLASGQIIWRKLPGLTVPNYYHSVDEYIKALDDTGLRVIQLEQKTFADEQERSDFNEGRNQENMLGAEYLEHPSFVVIHAVKN; encoded by the coding sequence ATTAAATGGAAAAAAATATTAGATGCTGGCTGCGGCGCGGCTCCTTGGGCAATAGTAGCGGCACAAAATGGAGCTTTGGTATACGGGATTGATATTCAAGCAGATATGTTAAAACTCGCAGAAGCTGCAGTTCTTAAAGCTTCGTTACAAAATAGTATTTCACTGATTCATGGCAGTGTGGCAAGCATGCCATTTAAAGATGAAAGCTTTGACTTTGCCATGAGCATAAATGTAGGATGCAATCTTCCTAACAAAGGGGTAATATTTAAGAAAAACATAAAAGAAATTGCACGAAGCTTAAAGAAAGGGGGAGGTTTGGTGATCACTGCCCCTATGTCATTTGGTGTTGTGTTTACCAACGGAGCCAAACAAGAAGAAGTAATGGCTCATGTGAATGATGTATTAAGAAGAATTATCGATCCATCAGATGATAAAGAAATAATTGCATGCATCAATGAGCTCACCGAGGTGCATCGGGCCACTTTTACCGTAGAAAATCAATCATTAGTTCTTGTTAGAGATGAATCATCACTCGCATCAGGTCAGATAATTTGGCGCAAGCTTCCAGGTCTTACTGTTCCCAATTATTATCATTCAGTGGATGAGTACATTAAAGCTTTGGATGATACAGGACTTAGGGTAATCCAGCTGGAACAAAAAACATTTGCCGATGAGCAAGAAAGAAGTGATTTTAATGAAGGACGCAATCAAGAAAATATGCTTGGAGCCGAATATCTTGAGCATCCTTCTTTTGTCGTCATTCATGCTGTGAAAAATTAA
- the hpt gene encoding hypoxanthine phosphoribosyltransferase translates to MSIFGKDRVEELISQEEISKKVKELGESIKAHYEGMKEPLVLVGVLKGSIIFLADLCRAIDMPVELDMMGVSSYGEATQSSGEVRITQDLTRPIKDKHVLIVEDIFDTGLTVKYLIENLKAREPASVKVCTLLKKENHKQLSCELDFVGFVIPDKFVVGYGLDVAERLRNLPMIGVFYPPSSSL, encoded by the coding sequence ATGTCTATTTTTGGAAAAGACCGAGTCGAAGAGCTTATCAGCCAAGAGGAGATAAGCAAGAAAGTAAAAGAATTGGGAGAGAGTATCAAGGCTCATTACGAGGGAATGAAAGAGCCATTAGTGCTGGTAGGGGTATTAAAGGGTTCCATAATTTTTCTTGCCGATTTATGCCGTGCCATAGATATGCCGGTAGAACTAGATATGATGGGAGTGTCTTCTTATGGAGAAGCAACTCAATCTTCGGGAGAAGTAAGAATCACACAGGATCTCACGAGACCAATCAAAGATAAACATGTGCTGATCGTAGAGGACATTTTCGATACGGGATTAACCGTCAAATATTTGATAGAAAATTTAAAAGCACGTGAGCCTGCAAGTGTGAAAGTTTGCACTTTGCTAAAAAAAGAAAACCACAAACAGCTTAGTTGTGAACTCGATTTCGTAGGCTTTGTTATACCCGATAAATTTGTGGTAGGTTACGGACTTGATGTGGCTGAGCGCCTAAGAAATCTACCAATGATTGGAGTTTTTTATCCGCCTAGCTCGTCATTGTGA
- a CDS encoding uracil phosphoribosyltransferase: MDVQKTENKGDQIYRSLSYEKSELEHCYGKNIHILTDPVSLLQLADLCQAKTRQPAINNLVRELYQFLVRNVVRIEFPIEEVHIKTRMAAVSEFGIWTGRVIKKQTKTVTVNIMRAGALPSQVSFDFFNRILDPDFVRQDHVVMSRITDEKDRVTGAHMGGSKIGGDVDNSMLLFPDPMGATGTSISEIISFYKEKVAGKPLGIFALHLMVTPEYLARMKNDHPDVKIYALRLDRGASSAEVLSTKPGSRWKEESGLSDKHYIVPGGGGFGEIINNSFC; encoded by the coding sequence ATGGATGTGCAAAAGACAGAGAACAAGGGTGATCAAATCTATCGCTCGCTGAGTTATGAAAAATCTGAGCTAGAGCACTGTTATGGAAAAAATATTCATATTTTGACTGATCCTGTATCGTTGCTCCAGCTTGCTGATTTATGCCAAGCAAAGACCAGGCAGCCTGCGATCAACAATTTAGTCCGGGAACTTTATCAATTTTTGGTGCGCAATGTGGTGCGTATTGAATTTCCTATTGAAGAAGTTCATATAAAGACGCGAATGGCAGCTGTCAGTGAGTTTGGTATTTGGACAGGCCGCGTGATAAAAAAACAAACTAAAACAGTGACAGTAAATATTATGAGAGCAGGAGCTTTACCCAGCCAAGTGAGTTTTGATTTTTTTAATCGTATACTCGATCCTGATTTTGTTCGCCAGGATCATGTGGTGATGTCACGCATTACTGATGAAAAAGACCGTGTTACGGGGGCCCATATGGGTGGATCAAAAATCGGAGGAGATGTGGATAATTCAATGCTGCTTTTTCCCGATCCCATGGGAGCTACCGGGACCTCTATCTCAGAAATAATTTCTTTTTATAAAGAGAAAGTCGCAGGAAAACCTTTGGGAATATTTGCTCTTCATTTGATGGTGACTCCAGAATATTTGGCTCGTATGAAAAATGATCATCCTGATGTAAAGATCTACGCTCTCAGACTTGATAGGGGAGCTTCCAGCGCTGAAGTTTTGTCTACTAAGCCTGGATCTCGGTGGAAAGAAGAAAGCGGACTAAGTGATAAACACTATATCGTTCCCGGTGGTGGCGGCTTCGGTGAAATAATTAATAATTCATTTTGTTAG
- a CDS encoding thymidine kinase has translation MNGHSNLEIICGPMFSGKTEELIRRIRRVEYARMNAIVFKPEIDARYSRDLVVSHSEQKISSVPVPNAARIRDYLGANQQKIHVVGLDEVQFFDDDVIYLCEDLVAMGIRVIAAGLCEDYLGRPFGPMPDLLAHADTVSKLWAVCMRCGAPASKTQRVARSGTKVADNQVLVGADSCYEARCRACHVKGIVELIDVNDA, from the coding sequence ATGAATGGACATAGTAATTTAGAAATAATCTGTGGCCCGATGTTTTCCGGAAAAACAGAAGAGCTGATTAGGCGTATCAGAAGGGTGGAATATGCTCGCATGAACGCTATCGTTTTCAAGCCTGAGATCGATGCACGCTATTCTCGCGATTTAGTTGTCAGTCACTCCGAACAAAAAATTTCTTCTGTACCCGTGCCTAATGCTGCGCGCATTCGGGATTATTTGGGGGCAAACCAACAAAAAATTCATGTTGTTGGTTTAGATGAAGTTCAGTTTTTTGATGATGATGTGATTTATCTATGTGAGGATCTTGTAGCCATGGGGATTCGCGTTATTGCTGCAGGCCTGTGCGAAGATTATTTGGGGCGACCTTTTGGACCCATGCCCGATCTCTTGGCTCATGCAGATACTGTTTCTAAGCTGTGGGCGGTCTGCATGCGTTGCGGTGCTCCAGCCAGCAAAACTCAAAGAGTAGCTCGCAGTGGAACGAAAGTAGCCGATAATCAGGTGTTGGTAGGTGCAGATTCCTGCTATGAAGCTCGATGCCGTGCATGTCATGTCAAGGGTATTGTTGAGCTTATCGACGTCAATGATGCATAA
- the asnS gene encoding asparagine--tRNA ligase: MTETNLQPPHVTISTIANYADQRVTLKGWLYNQRGSGKLLFLHIRDGSGFIQGILAKADVSEEMFEEAKKLGQEASIIVSGVVKQEPRAPYCGYELHLDEVKLVAESHNYPIAKKAHGDAFLMDHRHLWLRSRRQHAILRIRATIIKAARDYLDSHGFLLVDSPIFTPNACEGTSTLFETKWFDDSKAFLSQSGQLYQEAAAMAFGKTYCFGPTFRAEKSKTRRHLNEFWMVEPEAAYMDLEGDINLAEDFLCFIVEQVLNKHEHELTEVLERDIAPLKKIQKPFVRLSYCDAVKMIREIQTQTQDTDLKNLLDIQWGMDFGSPHETELTKRFEKPVVVHGFPAAVKAFYMKKDEQNPSIARCMDILAPEGYGEIIGGGQREDNLDLLMKEIERHKLNQADFEWFLDLRRYGSVPHAGFGLGIERTVAWLCGLHHVRETIPFARTLDRLYP, from the coding sequence ATGACTGAAACAAACTTGCAACCACCTCATGTCACAATTTCTACAATCGCCAACTATGCTGATCAAAGAGTTACTCTTAAGGGCTGGCTCTATAACCAACGCGGTTCAGGAAAATTACTTTTTTTGCACATTCGTGATGGTTCTGGATTTATTCAAGGAATACTAGCCAAAGCCGATGTCAGTGAAGAAATGTTTGAAGAAGCCAAAAAACTTGGCCAAGAAGCATCGATCATTGTCAGTGGTGTAGTGAAACAAGAACCAAGGGCGCCCTACTGCGGCTATGAGCTTCATCTCGATGAAGTCAAACTTGTAGCAGAAAGCCATAACTACCCTATCGCCAAAAAAGCTCACGGTGATGCCTTTCTCATGGATCACCGTCACCTTTGGCTTAGGTCACGCCGTCAACATGCTATCTTGCGTATTAGAGCCACCATCATCAAAGCTGCACGAGATTATTTAGACAGTCATGGTTTTTTATTGGTGGACAGCCCCATTTTTACTCCCAATGCCTGTGAAGGAACATCTACCCTCTTTGAAACAAAATGGTTTGACGATTCCAAAGCGTTTTTGTCTCAATCAGGCCAGCTCTATCAAGAAGCAGCCGCTATGGCATTTGGTAAAACTTACTGCTTTGGCCCAACCTTTAGAGCAGAAAAAAGTAAAACCAGACGCCATCTCAATGAATTTTGGATGGTCGAGCCTGAAGCCGCTTACATGGATTTGGAAGGTGATATCAACCTTGCTGAAGATTTCTTGTGTTTTATTGTTGAGCAGGTTCTCAATAAGCATGAGCATGAGCTGACTGAAGTACTTGAAAGAGATATTGCTCCTCTTAAAAAAATTCAAAAACCTTTTGTTCGTTTAAGCTACTGCGACGCTGTAAAAATGATTCGCGAAATTCAAACTCAAACTCAAGATACTGATCTTAAAAACTTACTCGACATCCAATGGGGTATGGATTTTGGCTCACCACACGAAACAGAGCTTACTAAACGCTTTGAAAAACCTGTTGTAGTCCACGGTTTTCCTGCTGCAGTAAAAGCTTTCTATATGAAAAAGGATGAACAAAATCCTTCCATAGCTCGATGCATGGATATTCTTGCACCAGAAGGTTATGGCGAAATTATTGGCGGCGGACAACGTGAAGATAATCTCGACCTTTTGATGAAGGAGATCGAACGACACAAACTCAATCAAGCAGACTTCGAATGGTTTTTGGATTTGAGACGCTACGGATCGGTCCCGCACGCAGGCTTCGGGCTTGGTATTGAACGCACAGTTGCTTGGCTTTGTGGGCTTCACCATGTGAGAGAAACCATTCCATTTGCCCGCACACTGGATCGTCTCTATCCTTAA
- a CDS encoding MBL fold metallo-hydrolase, with translation MMEKLYFRQLLSGRDFALNNDAAQHMGNFVYLIGDREKNVCIVIDPAWDIDGILALANKDNMKIIGALATHYHPDHVGGHIFGMNIEGLSQLMAKNPCKIHAHRLEKEGIISVTHVSENDIVAHDSGDVIMVGDIAIELLHTPGHTPGSCCFRIKNALLSGDTLFLQGCGRVDLPGGNVDEMYRTIHERLGSITPSTVVYPGHAYGGEHETMSEIRTNNQVFKYLDQASFRRLFS, from the coding sequence ATTATGGAAAAACTTTATTTTCGCCAGCTATTGTCTGGCCGAGATTTCGCCCTCAACAACGACGCTGCTCAACACATGGGCAATTTCGTCTACCTGATCGGTGATCGTGAAAAAAATGTTTGTATTGTTATTGATCCTGCATGGGACATCGATGGCATTTTAGCTCTTGCCAATAAAGACAACATGAAAATTATCGGAGCACTGGCTACCCACTATCATCCCGACCATGTTGGTGGACATATTTTTGGCATGAATATTGAAGGCCTTTCACAATTGATGGCAAAAAATCCTTGTAAAATTCATGCTCATCGTTTGGAAAAAGAAGGCATCATTTCGGTTACTCATGTATCTGAGAACGATATCGTCGCTCATGATTCTGGCGATGTGATTATGGTGGGCGATATCGCCATAGAACTGCTTCATACTCCGGGACATACTCCTGGTTCATGTTGTTTTCGCATCAAAAATGCTCTGCTCTCTGGTGACACTTTATTCCTGCAGGGCTGCGGCCGCGTTGATCTGCCTGGCGGAAATGTTGATGAAATGTATCGCACAATTCATGAGCGTTTAGGCAGTATAACCCCAAGCACAGTGGTCTATCCTGGCCACGCTTATGGCGGTGAGCATGAAACAATGAGCGAAATCAGAACTAATAATCAGGTTTTTAAATATTTAGATCAGGCAAGCTTTCGCAGACTGTTTTCCTAA